One window of the Spirochaetota bacterium genome contains the following:
- a CDS encoding RsmD family RNA methyltransferase produces the protein MAGVRVIAGKLKGRLIPFDNRKFDDADITPQRVKGALFSMIGEWLYEKGFLDLYAGSGQVGLEALSRGADPVVFNDTDIKRHQFIKSYCAGIGIEPMPMILNLTTERALAFLKLKRYIFHYIFLDPPYEMVRAGVLLHHDLIQGIADSGILAGDGSIILQHFSRNIMDEAIGPCRLETTKIYGKTALSVYSIG, from the coding sequence ATGGCGGGCGTACGGGTAATAGCGGGGAAGCTGAAGGGGAGGTTGATCCCCTTTGACAACCGGAAATTCGACGACGCGGATATCACACCCCAGAGGGTGAAGGGCGCCCTTTTTTCCATGATCGGGGAGTGGCTTTACGAAAAGGGTTTCCTCGATCTCTACGCCGGCTCCGGCCAGGTGGGCCTGGAAGCCCTGAGCAGGGGCGCTGACCCGGTCGTGTTCAATGATACTGACATTAAGAGACATCAATTCATAAAGTCATACTGCGCAGGCATCGGCATCGAGCCCATGCCAATGATATTGAACCTCACCACTGAAAGGGCCCTCGCGTTTCTCAAGTTAAAAAGATATATCTTTCATTACATCTTCCTTGACCCGCCCTATGAAATGGTAAGGGCGGGTGTCCTCCTGCATCATGATCTCATACAGGGCATCGCCGATTCCGGCATCCTTGCCGGGGACGGCTCCATCATCCTTCAGCATTTCAGCCGTAACATCATGGATGAGGCCATAGGCCCCTGTCGCCTCGAAACGACGAAGATATACGGGAAAACGGCCCTGTCGGTGTATTCTATCGGTTAA
- a CDS encoding radical SAM protein produces METVHYQQTSDQQAQGAILQRIRGVDPDNLRVMKIQRTCVHDGPGIRTTIFFQGCALRCLWCQNPEALSFNPDTAPDGSMSIPDIIEIVKRDREYYDTTGGGVTLSGGDPLLQNSAGLKGLLAALKDERIHVSAETSLHVPWEHISEAAPYIDLFIVDLKLVGDDERHKKLTGQSGELIRENIKKLISLKANVRFRMVIVPGFNDSDGDIRAAAQFLRSLGYDSIELLKFHNMYEDKAKRLGLEMESLNISPEQSLTAARRAEETFRSMNINAVCVDLDAVRHRAVFTRRVYDIQNAIRESGHSLCFEVSRLKTKFYRKNGFKKPNPIHRAERLAYVLKNKSVIVYPGELLVGNFTSKRKGGQVWEEHYGILFMSILHQINRQTPVSFQCSFRDKLSFYFNILPFWVRHCLLMKVNRKLSDLMLTVARCSEMNAGFNNNMAAVAHFIVNYERILELGTEGIIGEIESMRKERPDNNQDFYNGAIIALRGLEEFALRYSEALKSMSEKETDPVRGQELAEMARICGRVPRHPARTYHEALQSMMFLHIALCIESYENAISLGRIDQILYPYYKKDVEEGILTYEKAKELLALYILKMDEAILVNDGDTYLRIGRLFETMSTDQALTAGGLGKDGKDATNDLTYMLLDICELQPYAVNMTARIHRNSPREYLERLAEVYINGAPMPALYNDELYVDTLIKHYDTTVEDARNYSIVGCVEPNASDDHYGNTDCANMNVTLPLLQALKGEEQDLWNFGFLEQIDKLVAKFIEFTFRRDNRFSRFVSSRYSDSRRRRKLKKAKPHYDPPANMEELLDRFQARLNILASSILADHQKIEGVIRQRFATPLASSLSPGCVESGRDVNEGGARFNSSGIQGVGITDAADSLHAIDEVVFRKRLYTIRDIIDAIDDNFEGERNQQIRNALLDVKKFGHDESPKAIEWVNRVLQIYVNALNSVENCPRGGIYTAGYYALNVSDVYGAKTPALPSGRLRGVPLANSITPHYGMEVSDLLSSLNSVAGIDFVSYAPNGTTVTFTIDAALFQGPDGVKNLAGIIDTYFMKGGMQFQPNVLNREILLDAYNNPEKHRYLLVRVAGYCAYFNDLSDELKKIIINRTCYS; encoded by the coding sequence ATGGAAACCGTCCATTATCAGCAAACATCTGACCAGCAGGCGCAGGGCGCCATTCTGCAAAGAATTCGGGGCGTTGATCCCGACAATCTGCGGGTAATGAAAATACAGAGGACCTGCGTCCATGACGGTCCCGGCATCCGCACCACCATATTTTTCCAGGGATGCGCGTTGAGGTGCCTCTGGTGCCAGAACCCTGAAGCGCTGTCATTTAACCCCGATACGGCCCCGGATGGTTCCATGTCGATCCCCGATATAATTGAAATTGTTAAACGCGATAGGGAATATTATGACACAACCGGGGGCGGTGTTACCCTGAGTGGCGGCGATCCCCTTTTGCAGAACAGCGCCGGCCTCAAGGGGCTTCTGGCGGCGCTGAAGGATGAGCGGATCCATGTATCGGCCGAAACATCCCTCCATGTGCCCTGGGAGCATATCAGTGAGGCCGCGCCGTACATCGATCTTTTCATAGTGGACCTGAAGCTGGTCGGCGACGACGAGCGCCATAAAAAACTGACAGGTCAGAGCGGTGAATTGATACGCGAAAACATTAAAAAACTGATATCCCTCAAGGCCAATGTACGGTTCCGCATGGTTATAGTGCCGGGATTCAACGATTCCGATGGCGATATCAGGGCAGCCGCTCAGTTTTTGCGGTCCTTGGGATATGACTCCATTGAATTGCTGAAATTCCATAACATGTATGAAGATAAGGCCAAACGGCTGGGCCTTGAAATGGAGTCGTTGAACATATCGCCTGAACAGAGCCTCACCGCCGCCCGGCGCGCAGAAGAGACGTTCAGGTCAATGAATATCAACGCGGTGTGCGTTGATCTCGACGCCGTCAGGCACCGGGCCGTTTTCACCCGGCGGGTCTATGACATACAGAACGCCATCAGGGAGAGCGGCCACAGCCTCTGCTTCGAGGTCTCCAGGCTGAAAACGAAATTCTATCGCAAAAACGGTTTCAAAAAGCCTAATCCGATCCACCGGGCCGAGCGCCTGGCCTACGTATTGAAGAACAAGAGCGTCATCGTATATCCCGGCGAGCTGCTGGTGGGGAATTTCACCTCAAAGAGAAAGGGAGGCCAGGTGTGGGAGGAGCACTATGGCATTCTTTTCATGTCGATCCTTCACCAGATCAACCGCCAGACCCCTGTTTCATTCCAGTGCTCCTTCAGGGACAAGCTTTCGTTCTATTTCAACATACTTCCTTTCTGGGTGCGGCACTGCCTGCTCATGAAGGTGAACCGGAAGCTTTCGGACCTGATGCTCACCGTGGCCCGCTGCTCGGAGATGAACGCCGGGTTCAACAACAATATGGCCGCCGTGGCGCATTTTATCGTCAACTACGAGCGCATCCTCGAGCTCGGGACCGAAGGCATCATCGGGGAAATCGAATCGATGCGGAAGGAGCGGCCGGACAATAACCAGGACTTTTACAATGGAGCCATTATCGCCCTCAGGGGGCTGGAGGAGTTCGCCCTGAGATACTCCGAGGCCCTGAAATCAATGAGCGAAAAGGAGACGGACCCGGTCCGGGGGCAGGAGCTGGCGGAGATGGCCCGTATCTGCGGCCGCGTGCCTCGCCATCCTGCGCGCACCTACCATGAGGCGCTCCAGTCGATGATGTTCCTCCATATCGCCCTTTGCATCGAGTCCTATGAGAACGCCATTTCCCTCGGCCGCATCGACCAGATATTGTATCCTTACTATAAGAAGGACGTGGAGGAGGGGATCCTCACCTACGAGAAGGCGAAGGAGCTGCTGGCCCTGTATATCCTGAAGATGGACGAGGCCATCCTGGTTAACGACGGCGACACCTACCTCAGGATCGGCAGGCTCTTCGAGACCATGTCCACGGACCAGGCCCTGACGGCCGGCGGGCTGGGGAAGGACGGGAAGGACGCCACTAACGACCTCACCTACATGCTCCTGGATATTTGCGAGCTTCAGCCCTACGCCGTGAACATGACGGCCCGCATCCACAGGAACAGCCCCAGGGAATACCTGGAAAGGCTTGCCGAGGTGTACATCAACGGGGCGCCCATGCCGGCCCTGTATAACGACGAATTATATGTCGACACACTGATAAAGCATTACGACACCACCGTTGAAGACGCGAGGAATTATTCCATTGTAGGGTGCGTGGAGCCCAATGCCTCCGACGACCATTACGGCAATACGGACTGCGCAAACATGAATGTCACCCTGCCGCTCCTGCAGGCCCTGAAGGGCGAGGAACAGGACCTGTGGAATTTCGGATTCCTGGAGCAGATTGACAAGCTGGTCGCGAAATTCATCGAGTTCACCTTCAGGAGGGATAACAGGTTTTCGCGCTTTGTCTCTTCCCGCTATTCGGATTCCCGCCGCAGGAGAAAACTGAAGAAGGCGAAACCGCATTACGATCCTCCCGCAAACATGGAGGAGCTCCTCGACCGGTTCCAGGCCCGTTTGAATATACTGGCATCGTCCATACTGGCGGACCATCAGAAAATCGAGGGAGTGATACGGCAGCGTTTCGCGACTCCCCTTGCTTCGTCGCTCTCCCCCGGCTGCGTCGAAAGCGGCAGGGATGTTAACGAGGGCGGCGCCAGGTTCAACAGCAGCGGCATTCAGGGAGTGGGCATCACGGACGCGGCAGATTCGCTCCATGCCATCGACGAGGTCGTATTCAGGAAAAGGCTGTACACGATCCGCGATATCATCGACGCCATCGACGATAATTTCGAGGGAGAACGCAATCAGCAGATCAGGAATGCTTTGCTGGATGTGAAGAAGTTCGGCCATGACGAGTCCCCGAAGGCGATCGAATGGGTCAACAGGGTTCTGCAAATTTACGTAAATGCACTCAATTCCGTGGAGAACTGTCCGCGCGGCGGCATCTACACCGCCGGTTATTATGCTCTCAATGTCAGTGACGTGTACGGCGCGAAAACACCGGCCCTGCCATCGGGCAGGCTCCGGGGCGTGCCCCTGGCAAACAGCATTACTCCCCATTACGGCATGGAGGTGTCGGACCTGCTGTCGTCGCTGAACTCGGTCGCGGGCATCGATTTCGTGAGCTACGCGCCCAACGGCACCACGGTGACTTTCACCATCGACGCGGCCCTCTTCCAGGGGCCTGACGGAGTGAAGAACCTCGCCGGCATCATCGACACCTATTTCATGAAAGGTGGCATGCAGTTCCAGCCCAACGTGCTGAACCGCGAGATACTCCTTGACGCCTATAACAATCCGGAAAAGCACAGGTATCTCCTGGTCCGGGTCGCTGGCTACTGCGCGTATTTCAACGATCTGTCCGACGAATTGAAGAAGATCATCATAAACAGGACCTGCTATTCCTGA
- a CDS encoding glutamine--tRNA ligase/YqeY domain fusion protein has product MENVEKTSPTNFIKDIIDEDIRTGKNKGQVVTRFPPEPNGYLHIGHAKSICLNFGLAKQYGGRCHLRMDDTNPEKEDVEYTDSIINDVRWLGFDWGEHLYYASDYFEQIYQWAVLLINKGLAYVSDMTPDEVSATRGTPTVPGKEDPGRKRGVEENLDLFARMKAGEFPDGTKTLRARINMASPNMHMRDPVLYRLKRDEHHRTGNKWCIYPMYDFAHGQSDYIEGITHSICTLEFEVHRPLYDWFLDQIADAGKVRPRQIEFARLSLSYTVMSKRKLLELVQTKIVRGWDDPRMPTISGLRRRGYTPESIRDFADRIGVAKADNIVEAALLEHCVREDLNRRAPRVIAVLDPLKVVIENYPEGKTEMMEAVNNPEDESMGKREIPFSRVLYIEREDFREEAPPKFFRLAPGKEVRFKFAYYLKCTGVVKDDSGKVVEVRCAYDPATRGGWSQDGRKVKGTIHWLSADRAIPAEVRLYEYLFTDPNPDNPAEEGADYKSLLNPNSLKVLDNCLVEPSLKGAKPGTSYQFERLGYFCVDPDTSGDKLVFNRTVTLKDSKGKD; this is encoded by the coding sequence ATGGAAAACGTCGAGAAGACTTCGCCGACCAATTTTATCAAGGATATCATTGACGAGGATATACGCACCGGCAAGAACAAGGGCCAGGTGGTGACGCGGTTCCCCCCGGAGCCGAACGGCTACCTTCACATCGGCCACGCCAAATCCATATGCCTGAACTTCGGCCTGGCGAAGCAGTACGGCGGGCGCTGCCACCTCCGCATGGACGACACCAACCCCGAGAAAGAGGACGTGGAGTACACGGACTCCATCATCAACGACGTGAGGTGGCTCGGCTTCGACTGGGGCGAGCACCTCTACTACGCGTCGGATTACTTCGAGCAGATATACCAGTGGGCGGTCCTCCTCATCAACAAGGGCCTTGCCTACGTGAGCGACATGACGCCGGACGAGGTCTCCGCCACCCGAGGCACCCCCACGGTGCCGGGCAAGGAGGACCCGGGGCGGAAGCGCGGCGTCGAGGAGAACCTGGACCTGTTCGCCCGGATGAAGGCCGGTGAGTTCCCCGACGGCACGAAGACCCTGCGGGCCCGCATCAACATGGCGTCGCCGAACATGCACATGCGCGACCCGGTTCTCTACCGCCTCAAGCGCGACGAGCACCACCGCACCGGGAACAAGTGGTGCATTTACCCGATGTACGACTTCGCCCATGGCCAGTCGGACTACATCGAGGGTATCACCCATTCCATCTGCACCCTGGAGTTCGAGGTGCACCGTCCCCTGTACGACTGGTTCCTTGACCAGATCGCCGATGCCGGGAAGGTCCGGCCGCGCCAGATCGAGTTCGCCCGCCTGAGTCTCTCCTACACGGTGATGAGCAAGCGGAAGCTCCTGGAGCTGGTCCAGACGAAGATCGTCCGCGGCTGGGACGATCCCCGCATGCCCACCATCTCGGGCCTGCGCCGCCGCGGGTATACGCCGGAATCGATCCGCGATTTCGCCGACCGCATCGGCGTGGCCAAGGCCGATAACATCGTCGAGGCGGCCCTGCTGGAGCATTGCGTCAGGGAGGACCTGAACAGGCGCGCTCCCCGGGTCATCGCCGTGCTGGACCCCCTTAAAGTGGTCATTGAAAACTATCCCGAGGGCAAGACGGAGATGATGGAAGCGGTAAATAACCCCGAGGACGAATCGATGGGCAAGCGGGAGATCCCTTTTTCGCGGGTCCTCTACATCGAGCGGGAGGATTTCCGGGAGGAGGCCCCTCCCAAGTTCTTCAGGCTAGCCCCCGGCAAGGAGGTCCGCTTCAAGTTCGCCTATTACCTGAAATGCACCGGCGTCGTGAAGGACGACAGCGGGAAGGTCGTCGAGGTGCGCTGCGCCTACGACCCGGCGACGCGGGGCGGCTGGTCCCAGGACGGGAGGAAGGTCAAGGGAACCATCCACTGGCTCTCCGCCGACCGGGCGATCCCCGCTGAAGTGAGGCTCTACGAGTACCTCTTCACGGACCCGAACCCGGACAACCCCGCGGAGGAGGGCGCCGACTACAAAAGCCTCCTGAACCCGAATTCACTGAAGGTCCTCGATAATTGCCTTGTGGAGCCTTCGCTGAAGGGAGCGAAACCCGGCACATCCTACCAGTTCGAGCGCCTCGGCTATTTCTGCGTCGATCCGGATACGTCCGGCGACAAGCTGGTGTTCAACCGTACGGTCACGCTGAAGGATTCCAAGGGGAAGGATTGA
- a CDS encoding transglutaminase domain-containing protein — protein MSFRRVQRGEIRNIMFRKLSLSTLVIILFTPTLHAADPFNYTIKVKNFRPSIYSEKMSRYRIESSDTEFTLIETTCQKIVRQRIGNRKKTIDIQAGLIPRVSTTIEELSGFLKDTRFLNLSSPEISGAAAQLHDQEDPVRAVEDFVYRRISDKTLGIPIIPASQIYRMKRGDCTEHSVLAVALLRKLGVPARAVAGMYLAGEFMGKRDVFVYHMWAEAFWKGRWRLVDATRPGEEKLNRYIAFTYHSLKAEAPLPYLRAVSAIQDLTVTYIGAPHPPAPSPIKN, from the coding sequence ATGTCATTTCGACGAGTGCAACGAGGAGAAATTCGTAATATAATGTTCAGAAAATTATCATTATCCACCCTGGTCATAATCCTTTTCACACCAACACTTCATGCAGCCGACCCATTCAATTATACCATCAAGGTGAAGAACTTCAGGCCATCGATCTACAGCGAAAAAATGTCCCGCTACCGGATCGAATCATCCGATACGGAATTCACCCTTATAGAAACAACCTGTCAAAAAATCGTGCGCCAGCGGATCGGCAATCGGAAGAAAACCATAGACATCCAGGCAGGCCTGATTCCCCGGGTCTCCACGACCATTGAAGAGCTTTCCGGCTTTCTAAAAGACACGCGGTTCCTGAACCTCTCTTCTCCGGAAATATCCGGAGCGGCGGCGCAGCTCCATGATCAGGAAGACCCGGTCAGGGCCGTTGAGGATTTCGTGTACCGCCGCATAAGTGACAAGACCCTGGGCATACCCATCATTCCGGCGTCACAGATCTATAGAATGAAGCGGGGCGACTGCACCGAGCACAGCGTCCTTGCCGTGGCGCTGCTCAGGAAGCTCGGGGTGCCGGCCCGTGCCGTGGCAGGCATGTACCTTGCCGGCGAGTTCATGGGAAAGCGGGACGTCTTCGTATACCATATGTGGGCCGAAGCTTTCTGGAAAGGGCGCTGGCGCCTGGTGGACGCCACCAGGCCTGGAGAAGAGAAGCTCAACCGGTACATCGCCTTCACCTATCACAGCCTCAAGGCCGAGGCGCCCCTTCCCTACCTGAGGGCCGTATCGGCAATACAGGACCTGACGGTAACATACATTGGCGCCCCTCATCCCCCGGCCCCTTCTCCCATTAAAAACTGA
- a CDS encoding glutamate--tRNA ligase, with product MRVRFAPSPTGFLHVGNARTAIMNFLIAKKNNASFVLRIEDTDMERSTKESELSIYQDLAWLGISWNEGPDKGGDFGPYRQSERFDIYRKYTEKLIADGSAYYCYCTKEELDAMKKGADGEAESYAYSGRCRNLSAEERKKLEAEGRRPTVRFRVPDNTSIVVNDRIKGPVEFNSSNIGGDFIIIRSDGVPVFNYIVIIDDALMKVSLVIRGDDHLSNTPKQLLVARALGLPEPEYAHLPLIMGPDRSKLSKRHGITSVEMYRRQGYLPEALMNYMSMLGWASESGDEILPLDAIISQVDLDKLSKNAPIFDFQKLRWMNGMYIREYPVPALTDLFIPHIKEAGYTIDSIDRKTIEDIVTILRKSCELLSDIGGLIGIFLNEVNEPDADADAMLKTEEGKLVIAAARELFRSELNAGNFASSLANRVKENTALKGKSLFMPLRAIITGRQKGPELDQSMPVIGFEKCKKRIEYCYERYCK from the coding sequence ATGAGAGTCAGATTCGCCCCGAGCCCCACCGGCTTCCTTCACGTGGGAAACGCCCGGACGGCCATAATGAATTTTCTTATCGCGAAAAAAAATAACGCCTCCTTTGTCCTCCGCATCGAGGACACCGACATGGAGCGGAGCACGAAGGAGTCGGAGCTGTCGATCTACCAGGATCTTGCGTGGCTCGGCATCTCCTGGAACGAAGGACCGGATAAGGGCGGCGATTTCGGCCCCTACCGCCAGTCGGAGCGCTTCGACATCTACCGGAAGTACACCGAGAAGCTCATAGCCGACGGCAGCGCCTACTACTGCTACTGCACCAAGGAGGAGCTGGACGCCATGAAGAAAGGCGCCGACGGCGAGGCCGAATCCTACGCCTACAGCGGCCGGTGCCGAAACCTGAGCGCCGAGGAGCGGAAAAAGCTCGAGGCCGAGGGGCGCAGGCCCACGGTGCGGTTCAGGGTGCCGGACAACACCTCCATCGTGGTCAACGACCGCATCAAGGGCCCGGTCGAGTTCAACAGCAGCAACATCGGCGGCGACTTCATCATCATCAGGTCCGACGGCGTGCCGGTCTTCAACTACATCGTCATCATAGACGACGCGTTGATGAAGGTCAGCCTGGTCATCCGCGGCGACGACCACCTCTCCAACACGCCGAAGCAGCTCCTGGTGGCCCGCGCCCTGGGCCTGCCCGAGCCGGAATACGCGCATCTGCCCCTTATCATGGGTCCGGACCGCTCCAAGCTCTCCAAGCGCCACGGCATCACCTCGGTGGAGATGTACCGCAGGCAGGGGTACCTGCCGGAGGCTCTCATGAACTACATGTCCATGCTCGGGTGGGCTTCTGAGAGCGGCGACGAGATACTCCCCTTGGACGCCATCATCAGCCAGGTGGACCTGGACAAGCTCTCAAAGAACGCGCCCATCTTCGACTTCCAGAAGCTCCGCTGGATGAACGGCATGTACATCCGGGAATACCCGGTCCCGGCTCTGACCGACCTGTTCATTCCGCACATTAAGGAAGCGGGATACACTATCGATTCAATCGACCGGAAGACCATCGAGGACATCGTGACGATACTCAGGAAATCGTGCGAGCTCCTGTCGGATATCGGCGGCCTTATCGGCATCTTCCTCAACGAGGTGAACGAGCCCGATGCAGACGCGGATGCCATGCTGAAAACCGAGGAAGGGAAGCTCGTCATCGCCGCTGCAAGGGAGCTCTTCCGGTCGGAGCTCAATGCCGGTAATTTCGCGTCATCCCTGGCGAACCGCGTAAAGGAGAACACGGCCCTGAAGGGGAAGAGCCTGTTCATGCCCCTCCGCGCCATCATCACCGGAAGGCAGAAGGGCCCTGAGCTGGACCAGTCGATGCCGGTGATCGGCTTCGAGAAATGCAAGAAGAGAATAGAATACTGCTATGAACGGTACTGCAAATAA
- a CDS encoding YgiT-type zinc finger protein: MNCDCGGALIDGKSSYRVSKKNFSLIIDNIPAFKCTRCDKVLFSEETVDSIQQLVNRIERDTKEIVTGKPSTNLYDY; this comes from the coding sequence ATGAACTGCGATTGCGGCGGCGCGCTCATAGACGGCAAGAGCTCGTATCGGGTGAGCAAAAAGAATTTCTCGCTCATCATCGACAACATCCCGGCCTTCAAGTGTACGCGCTGCGACAAGGTCCTCTTTTCAGAGGAAACCGTTGACAGTATCCAGCAGCTGGTAAACCGCATCGAGCGCGACACCAAGGAGATCGTGACCGGCAAGCCGTCGACCAACCTGTACGACTATTAA
- a CDS encoding NAD-dependent deacylase: protein MNINIDRAAEIIESAGSVIALTGAGISTESGIPDFRSRGGLWEKFDPGEYATIDVFYENPEKVWRMLFEMIDLVRTAKPNPGHAALAELEKMKKLQCLITQNIDNLHQDAGSVNVVEYHGNVSRLECLQCGRTYGKKDIDVGSVVSSRISPLCKKCGTVLKPTVVLFGESIPHDATVRSEKAARKADVVLVIGTSAVVYPAAGIPLIVKQNNGAIIEFNTEETGLTSYATDVFVKGKTGDTLPELLRRLKSR from the coding sequence ATGAACATCAATATAGACAGGGCCGCCGAGATCATCGAGAGCGCGGGCAGCGTCATAGCCCTGACCGGGGCCGGCATTTCCACCGAGAGCGGCATTCCCGATTTCAGGAGCAGGGGAGGCCTCTGGGAGAAGTTCGATCCGGGCGAATACGCGACCATCGACGTCTTCTACGAGAACCCGGAAAAGGTGTGGCGGATGCTCTTCGAGATGATAGACCTGGTGCGGACCGCGAAGCCGAACCCGGGCCATGCGGCCCTGGCTGAGCTTGAAAAAATGAAGAAGCTCCAGTGCCTGATAACGCAGAACATCGACAACCTCCACCAGGACGCGGGGAGCGTCAACGTGGTCGAGTACCACGGCAACGTGAGCCGTCTCGAGTGCCTCCAGTGCGGCCGGACCTACGGGAAGAAGGATATCGACGTCGGGTCCGTTGTTTCCTCGAGGATATCCCCACTCTGCAAAAAGTGCGGGACAGTGCTTAAGCCAACGGTGGTTCTCTTCGGCGAATCGATACCCCACGACGCCACGGTTCGCTCCGAGAAGGCGGCCCGGAAGGCCGACGTCGTCCTGGTGATCGGCACCTCGGCCGTGGTTTACCCGGCCGCCGGCATACCCCTCATCGTCAAGCAGAACAACGGCGCCATCATAGAATTCAACACCGAAGAGACCGGGCTCACCTCCTACGCCACGGACGTTTTCGTCAAGGGCAAGACCGGGGATACCCTCCCGGAGCTGCTGCGGCGGTTAAAATCCCGCTGA
- the mutL gene encoding DNA mismatch repair endonuclease MutL — protein sequence MDRIKLLPDSVKKKIAAGEVVEGPFSVIKELMENSIDAGASRVDVQVLEGGLRKIAVRDDGRGMYRDDVPLAVMEHATSKIGDIHDIESIGSYGFRGEALSSISSVSRLTILSRRADEESGARLTGTEDGFETADYAGPPGTAIIVENLFYNVPARKKFLKSVRTEQRLIRDIFLKIALPHPEIAFTLDVDEGRQLTLNSAGGIEERLGQIYGRGIMDDLYPVTLQDLKVTMSGFLSRPHYLRPNRAMQILYVNRRPVEHRYLGFLLSKAYEAVAPRGKHPAGIILIDIDPRLVDVNIHPAKKEVKLFDSHYIDRLILALGEKAVSREHSVGERLFAAGTAAQQLPPAIQGRASSGNDDQGNRPVEDLGGASMFGGGPSPTGKDRLFTPTPSSYIKDAADLYHDIEESKAPRIVGVAFGTYIILEKDGLLYFIDFHAAHERIIYDAMMEKKEAPEIQRLAFPQIMELSLDDHALVLENIDIFSENGFDIEDFSDNSIKISSVPAAARDSDAAELMTDFLESVRGEYRASDIREKMAATVACHAAKRAGDRLSVSDMEALVKGIFGAGRRLVCPHGRPFVYRMEKGDIERMFKRQ from the coding sequence GTGGACCGGATCAAGCTGCTGCCAGACAGCGTCAAGAAGAAGATCGCGGCCGGCGAGGTCGTGGAGGGGCCCTTTTCCGTCATCAAGGAGCTGATGGAGAATTCTATCGACGCCGGGGCCTCCCGCGTCGACGTGCAGGTCCTCGAGGGCGGCCTGCGGAAGATCGCGGTGCGGGACGACGGCCGCGGCATGTACCGCGACGACGTGCCCCTGGCGGTGATGGAGCACGCCACCAGCAAGATAGGCGACATCCATGACATAGAGTCTATCGGCTCCTACGGGTTCAGGGGCGAGGCGCTGTCGAGCATATCCTCGGTTTCCAGGCTGACCATCCTCTCCCGCCGCGCCGACGAGGAGAGCGGGGCCCGCCTTACCGGGACCGAGGACGGCTTCGAGACGGCCGATTACGCCGGCCCGCCGGGCACCGCTATCATAGTGGAAAACCTCTTTTACAATGTCCCGGCCCGGAAAAAATTCCTCAAATCCGTCCGCACGGAACAGCGCCTAATCAGGGATATCTTTTTGAAGATAGCCCTTCCTCATCCCGAGATCGCCTTCACACTTGACGTTGACGAAGGCCGCCAGCTCACCCTGAACAGCGCCGGCGGCATAGAGGAACGACTGGGGCAGATATACGGCAGAGGCATCATGGATGACCTGTACCCTGTCACCCTCCAGGACCTGAAAGTGACCATGAGCGGTTTCCTGTCGAGGCCGCACTACCTCAGGCCGAACCGCGCCATGCAGATCCTCTACGTTAACCGGAGGCCCGTGGAGCACCGGTACCTGGGATTTCTCCTCTCGAAAGCCTACGAGGCCGTGGCTCCCCGGGGAAAGCACCCCGCCGGCATCATCCTGATCGATATCGATCCGCGCCTGGTGGACGTCAATATCCATCCGGCCAAGAAGGAAGTGAAGCTCTTCGACAGCCATTACATCGACCGCCTTATCCTCGCCCTGGGGGAGAAGGCCGTAAGCCGGGAGCATTCAGTGGGGGAGAGGCTCTTTGCGGCGGGGACAGCGGCGCAACAACTCCCCCCTGCCATCCAGGGAAGGGCTTCTTCAGGCAACGATGATCAGGGAAACCGCCCTGTGGAAGATTTAGGGGGAGCCTCGATGTTCGGCGGAGGGCCGTCCCCTACAGGGAAGGACAGATTGTTCACCCCAACCCCGTCATCTTACATAAAAGACGCAGCGGACCTGTATCACGATATCGAAGAGAGCAAGGCGCCGCGGATCGTCGGTGTCGCCTTCGGCACCTATATCATACTGGAAAAGGACGGCCTTCTTTATTTCATCGATTTTCACGCGGCCCATGAGCGCATCATATACGACGCCATGATGGAAAAAAAAGAGGCGCCCGAAATCCAGCGCCTCGCCTTTCCTCAGATCATGGAGCTATCCCTTGACGACCACGCCCTGGTCCTTGAAAATATTGACATATTTTCAGAAAATGGGTTTGACATTGAGGATTTTTCTGATAATTCGATAAAGATATCGTCGGTGCCTGCCGCGGCCCGGGACTCTGACGCGGCCGAACTCATGACGGATTTTCTCGAGTCGGTGCGCGGGGAATACCGCGCGTCAGACATCCGGGAGAAGATGGCGGCCACCGTGGCGTGCCACGCGGCGAAGAGGGCGGGGGACCGCCTGAGCGTAAGCGACATGGAGGCCCTCGTGAAGGGCATCTTCGGCGCGGGACGCCGGCTGGTATGCCCCCACGGCAGGCCCTTCGTGTACCGGATGGAAAAGGGCGATATCGAAAGGATGTTTAAACGCCAATGA